A window from Methylococcus mesophilus encodes these proteins:
- a CDS encoding DUF4266 domain-containing protein yields the protein MKRAILLSCHLALLPGCVQTVAPWERGTLAKPQMALVPDAQHSALMLHTYSSKETSSGGYGVGGGGCGCN from the coding sequence ATGAAACGAGCGATTCTTCTGTCCTGCCACCTCGCGCTTCTGCCCGGCTGCGTGCAGACGGTCGCTCCGTGGGAGCGAGGCACGCTCGCCAAACCGCAGATGGCATTGGTGCCCGATGCCCAACATTCGGCGCTCATGCTACATACCTACAGTTCCAAGGAAACCTCGTCGGGCGGCTATGGCGTGGGCGGTGGGGGCTGTGGCTGCAACTGA
- a CDS encoding DUF3570 domain-containing protein — translation MAATDRLAAFTAAALALPGMAAAQGMDLSPEALAIDGSYSNYQESNGRMSVQAFQNDAALRLGEDVNFRVNSTLDFIGGGSNPMNLNQIGGASPTFYWGRNNNYGRKYGELELSQATQGPQQGRQGGIHDQRLAIDGALNVALDDLTLGVAGGNSTEWDYISNFFNLDARWDLNRKATTLAAGFGYASDTVWADGGNQGRIHQQYTDGTVIGGDKNTYQGLLGLTQVLDKNSLIQVNLTVGNSSGFLSDPYKSAWVNNVPAARSSSTRSASAQDAPDMSTRSGASGGNPEPSPTPAPSTGQPVEAPETLVNTFCRQSVPFSFQANLCADTRPGSRIQSAVLLRYVRNIPELDAAALHLDYRFYSDNWNIDSHTFEAGWLQPLPYETMLTFRLRYYTQRSSYFYQTVYDNPTADGLYSSDYRLASFGAVGGGLQLNKTFFGMLQIGGGVDLYQRTQGMGFMGGTGSHVDNFSFALYSVNLNLKF, via the coding sequence GTGGCTGCAACTGACCGGCTGGCGGCCTTCACGGCGGCGGCCCTGGCGCTGCCGGGCATGGCGGCCGCGCAAGGGATGGACCTCAGCCCGGAAGCGCTGGCCATCGACGGCAGTTATTCGAACTACCAGGAAAGCAACGGTCGGATGTCGGTGCAGGCGTTCCAGAACGACGCTGCGCTCCGGCTGGGCGAGGACGTCAATTTCCGGGTGAACAGCACGCTGGACTTCATCGGCGGCGGCTCGAATCCGATGAACCTCAACCAGATCGGAGGCGCCTCCCCCACTTTCTACTGGGGGCGGAACAACAACTACGGCAGAAAATATGGCGAACTGGAACTGTCCCAGGCCACCCAGGGCCCGCAGCAGGGCCGGCAGGGCGGGATCCACGACCAGCGCCTGGCCATCGACGGCGCCCTGAACGTGGCGCTGGACGACCTGACCCTGGGCGTCGCCGGCGGCAACTCCACGGAGTGGGACTACATCTCCAACTTCTTCAACCTGGATGCGCGCTGGGACCTCAACCGGAAGGCGACGACCCTCGCCGCCGGCTTCGGCTATGCCTCCGACACCGTGTGGGCGGACGGCGGCAACCAGGGCCGCATCCACCAGCAGTACACCGACGGCACGGTGATCGGCGGCGACAAGAACACCTACCAGGGGCTGCTTGGCCTGACTCAGGTGCTGGACAAGAATTCGCTGATCCAGGTCAATCTGACCGTCGGCAACAGCTCCGGCTTTCTGTCCGATCCGTACAAATCGGCCTGGGTGAACAACGTTCCCGCGGCCCGCTCATCCTCCACCCGCTCCGCTTCGGCGCAGGACGCTCCGGACATGTCGACCCGCAGCGGGGCCAGTGGCGGCAACCCTGAGCCGTCGCCGACGCCCGCTCCCTCAACCGGCCAGCCGGTCGAGGCTCCCGAAACGCTGGTCAACACCTTTTGCCGGCAAAGCGTGCCCTTTTCCTTCCAGGCCAATCTCTGCGCCGACACCCGTCCCGGCTCGCGCATCCAGTCCGCAGTGCTGCTGCGCTATGTGCGGAACATTCCGGAACTGGATGCCGCCGCGCTGCACCTGGACTACCGGTTCTATTCGGATAACTGGAACATCGACTCGCACACCTTCGAAGCCGGCTGGCTGCAGCCGCTGCCCTACGAGACGATGCTGACGTTCCGCCTCAGGTATTACACCCAGAGGTCTTCGTACTTCTATCAAACCGTCTACGACAACCCGACCGCCGACGGCCTGTATTCCTCCGACTACCGGCTCGCCAGCTTCGGCGCGGTCGGCGGTGGACTCCAGTTGAACAAGACCTTCTTCGGGATGCTGCAGATCGGCGGCGGGGTGGACCTGTACCAGCGCACCCAGGGCATGGGCTTCATGGGCGGCACCGGCAGCCACGTGGACAATTTCAGTTTCGCCCTGTATTCGGTCAACCTGAATCTCAAGTTCTAG
- a CDS encoding DUF423 domain-containing protein produces MEKRGTNGWLVTTGVAGFTGVAMGAFGAHGLKNVIAPEMLAVYQTGVQYHFWHALGLGLVALLMRQAPQFRTLAWAAWLMLAGIVLFSGSLYLLAVSGIRWLGVITPFGGMAFLAAWACVAAHGWRQP; encoded by the coding sequence ATGGAAAAGAGAGGAACAAACGGCTGGCTCGTGACGACGGGTGTCGCCGGTTTCACCGGGGTAGCCATGGGCGCTTTCGGCGCGCACGGCCTCAAGAATGTCATCGCGCCGGAGATGCTGGCGGTCTACCAGACCGGCGTGCAGTACCATTTCTGGCATGCGCTGGGGCTGGGCCTGGTCGCCCTCCTGATGCGTCAGGCTCCCCAGTTCCGGACGCTGGCCTGGGCGGCATGGCTGATGCTCGCGGGTATCGTCCTGTTCTCCGGCAGCCTGTATCTGCTGGCTGTCTCCGGCATCCGCTGGCTGGGCGTGATCACACCCTTCGGCGGCATGGCTTTTCTCGCGGCCTGGGCCTGTGTAGCGGCTCATGGCTGGCGCCAACCGTGA
- a CDS encoding FAD:protein FMN transferase yields MNLHPFRFPFRAMGSPCHLILYAASETEAQPVAREVIEDVQALEARYSRYRPDSLLSRVNRLAGRKGGVVVDEEMAALLDYARTCYEQSDGLFDVTSGILRRAWNFSGSRLPEQRDIDALLERVGWDKLRWEPPVLKFEMPGMELDFGGIGKEYAADRAATRCLERGITAGVVNFGGDLRVIGPHPDGTAWEVGINHPREPGKLLATLSVRSGAVTTSGDYERCIVVDGKRYGHILDPRTGWPVEGLASVSVAAPHALVAGSACTIAMLKASDGPEWLRTLGLPALWMDVEGRVGQLAANAGQAWFEK; encoded by the coding sequence TTGAACCTGCATCCCTTCCGCTTCCCGTTCCGGGCGATGGGTTCGCCCTGCCACCTGATCCTCTACGCCGCAAGCGAAACCGAGGCGCAGCCCGTGGCAAGGGAAGTGATCGAGGATGTGCAAGCCCTGGAAGCCCGCTACTCGCGCTACCGGCCGGACAGCCTGCTGTCCAGGGTCAATCGCCTGGCCGGCCGGAAAGGCGGGGTGGTTGTAGACGAAGAAATGGCGGCCCTCCTCGACTACGCCCGGACCTGTTACGAACAGAGCGATGGCCTGTTCGACGTGACCTCCGGCATCCTGCGCCGGGCCTGGAATTTCTCCGGCAGCCGGCTGCCCGAGCAGCGCGACATCGACGCCCTGCTGGAACGGGTAGGCTGGGACAAGCTGCGCTGGGAGCCACCGGTGCTGAAATTCGAAATGCCCGGCATGGAGTTGGATTTCGGCGGCATCGGCAAGGAATACGCCGCCGATCGCGCCGCGACGCGCTGCCTCGAACGCGGCATCACGGCCGGCGTGGTCAATTTCGGCGGCGACCTGCGGGTGATCGGCCCGCACCCGGACGGCACGGCCTGGGAGGTCGGCATCAACCACCCGCGCGAACCCGGAAAGCTCCTTGCCACCCTCAGCGTCCGCTCCGGCGCCGTCACCACCAGCGGCGACTACGAGCGCTGCATCGTCGTGGACGGCAAACGCTACGGCCATATCCTCGACCCCAGGACCGGCTGGCCGGTAGAAGGATTGGCGTCGGTGAGCGTGGCCGCTCCGCACGCCCTGGTCGCCGGCAGCGCCTGCACCATCGCCATGCTGAAGGCATCCGACGGCCCCGAATGGCTGCGGACCCTGGGGCTGCCGGCGTTGTGGATGGATGTGGAGGGTCGCGTTGGCCAACTGGCAGCGAACGCAGGACAGGCTTGGTTCGAAAAGTAA
- a CDS encoding TlpA family protein disulfide reductase, with amino-acid sequence MNRHLVCGFLSAFFAATVSANPAPDCRLNRYQDGTPLNIAGFKGKVAYVDFWASWCGPCLQSFPFMAETYKDFKPKGFELIAVNLDEEREGADAFLAKQPVDFTIASDPAGDCPRQYDVQAMPSSFLIDRKGNIRHVHLGFREKDRAEIRAQIEALLNEP; translated from the coding sequence ATGAACAGACACCTCGTTTGCGGATTTCTCTCCGCCTTTTTCGCCGCCACGGTCTCAGCCAACCCCGCGCCGGACTGCCGGCTGAACCGGTACCAGGACGGAACTCCGCTGAATATCGCCGGTTTCAAAGGCAAAGTGGCCTATGTCGACTTCTGGGCCTCCTGGTGCGGCCCCTGTCTGCAATCGTTCCCGTTCATGGCCGAAACCTACAAGGACTTCAAGCCGAAAGGCTTCGAACTGATCGCGGTCAACCTCGACGAGGAGCGGGAAGGCGCAGACGCTTTCCTGGCGAAACAGCCTGTCGACTTCACCATCGCTTCCGACCCGGCGGGCGATTGTCCCAGACAGTACGACGTCCAGGCGATGCCGTCATCGTTCCTCATCGACCGGAAGGGCAACATCCGCCATGTCCACCTGGGGTTCCGGGAAAAGGACAGGGCGGAAATCCGCGCCCAGATCGAAGCGTTGCTCAACGAACCGTGA
- a CDS encoding class II glutamine amidotransferase, with amino-acid sequence MCELLGMNCNVPTDICFSFRGFTLRGGCTGHHTDGFGIAFFEERGCRVFLDYEPSAGSPIAELIRNYPIKSTNVIAHIRKATVGETTLANCHPFQREMWGRNWIFAHNGNLENLPALRQRYYRPVGTTDSEQAFCLILETLRQRHPEPPGSADLVRTIVEVTREIAGHGTFNYVLSDGELMLAHCATHLHYIVRQAPFSHAHLVDEDLTVDFADLTTPDDRVSVIATQPLTDNETWTAMAPGELIVFKDGAPAAFPTRDIE; translated from the coding sequence ATGTGCGAACTACTGGGCATGAATTGCAACGTGCCGACCGACATCTGCTTCTCGTTCCGCGGCTTCACCCTGCGCGGCGGATGCACCGGCCACCATACCGACGGCTTCGGCATCGCCTTCTTCGAGGAGCGGGGCTGCCGGGTGTTCCTGGACTACGAGCCCTCCGCCGGGTCGCCGATCGCCGAACTGATCCGGAACTATCCGATCAAGTCGACCAACGTCATCGCCCACATCCGCAAGGCCACGGTCGGCGAGACCACGCTCGCCAATTGCCACCCTTTCCAGCGGGAGATGTGGGGGCGGAACTGGATCTTCGCGCACAACGGCAACCTGGAAAACCTGCCCGCATTGCGCCAGCGCTACTACCGCCCGGTCGGCACCACCGACAGCGAACAGGCTTTCTGCCTCATTCTGGAGACCCTGCGCCAGCGCCATCCCGAGCCGCCCGGCAGCGCCGATCTGGTCCGCACGATCGTGGAGGTGACGCGCGAAATCGCCGGACATGGCACGTTCAACTACGTCCTGTCCGACGGCGAGCTGATGCTCGCCCATTGCGCCACCCACCTGCACTACATCGTCAGACAGGCGCCGTTCAGCCATGCCCACTTGGTCGACGAAGATCTCACGGTCGATTTCGCCGATCTCACCACCCCGGACGACAGGGTATCGGTCATCGCGACCCAACCACTGACCGACAACGAAACCTGGACTGCCATGGCGCCGGGCGAATTGATCGTGTTCAAGGACGGGGCGCCGGCGGCTTTTCCGACCCGAGACATCGAATGA